CGCTTCGACGCTGAAGGTATACCGCCAGGACGGACAGATCGTGGAGCCTGAGCGCGCAGTGAATCGTCGAATCGGCTTGCTATTCGCAGGGGCGGTCCTTGCAGGTCTTGTGCTCGGGGTTGCTGTGGTAATGGGGCGTAACGCCCTGCGGCGTCTGGCTTCGGCCTAGCTCTGCGCTGCCCGCGCCGCCTGGCGGATCAGGAGTGAAGGCAATCTGCCCTTGTAATATTACAGAATTTTGGCAGAATCACGGGTGTTTTTCGGTTTTACTCAGGCGCAGGGAAGCACTATGAGGTTTGTAGTCTTGTGGTTGAGTGGTCCTGTAGCCCTTGCCGCCAGATTCCCAATATGAGTAAAGCTGTACACCTACCACCGGTTCCTGTCGGGGAATTAGATATCTCGGCTTTGCTGCGCTCCATCTGGAGGCAGAGAAAGCTGGTCGCGATCTGTGTGGCGCTGGGCGGCATCGTTTTTGCCGCTTATGCCTTCCTGGCCACACCCACCTATCAGACAACTAGCGTGCTGCGGGCAGTGCCTGTCAATGAGCTTGATGCACTGAATCGCTCCAAGTTGTATGAGTTGCCTCCCAAGCGAGCACTTTTGGAAGTGGCAGAGGCCTTGCAGTCTTATGAGCTGAGGCTGAACTATTTTCGCGAGAATCGGGCGTTGTTTTCCCAGTTTGATGATCCTGATCGCACGCTTGAGCAGAACTTCGAGGAGTTTGATCGGGATGCGTTGCAACTTGAGCTTCCGAGCGAAAAGCGCCCCTATTTGACGGTGCGCATGCAGTATCTGGAAGGCGTTTCCGGCCCGCAAATAGTGAACAGCCTTGTCGACTATGCCGTCAATGAAGCGCGCAAGCAGATCGATGCCGATATGGAAGTGATCATTCGCAACCGTATCAGTGAATTGGATAGTCAAATCGCGGCGGCCGAGGCGGTCTATCGCAGTGCAAAGCAGACGCAGATTGCTCAGTTGCTAGAGGCCGACCGTGTCAAGCAGGCGCGCTTGCAGGATGAGCTGAGGGCGCTTCGTCAGCGTTTGAAAACAGGCCGTGCGGCTCGCATTGCCACGTTGGACGAGGCCATTTCCATTGCGGGTTCCTTGGGTATCAAACGTCCCAGCACGCCTTCTTCCATGGGGGATGCTGAGCGGGGCGCGGTAGGGAATATGG
The window above is part of the Pseudomonas muyukensis genome. Proteins encoded here:
- a CDS encoding Wzz/FepE/Etk N-terminal domain-containing protein; translation: MSKAVHLPPVPVGELDISALLRSIWRQRKLVAICVALGGIVFAAYAFLATPTYQTTSVLRAVPVNELDALNRSKLYELPPKRALLEVAEALQSYELRLNYFRENRALFSQFDDPDRTLEQNFEEFDRDALQLELPSEKRPYLTVRMQYLEGVSGPQIVNSLVDYAVNEARKQIDADMEVIIRNRISELDSQIAAAEAVYRSAKQTQIAQLLEADRVKQARLQDELRALRQRLKTGRAARIATLDEAISIAGSLGIKRPSTPSSMGDAERGAVGNMVRTEVTNQSLPLYFMGSDALQAERKVLLARKTDDFAEARVADIQKELQLLTSNRQVEALNARQDESVFYGGLEGVRKEMVRLKNLNINLDRLKLVTVDRKALQPARPMKPKRVLVSVAGLLLGLLVGLLVATLRHLWSQNNGQDSRALNLQRL